The genomic region AGGCCGTCGGTGTTCCAATAGGGTTAAGATCTCCGTCGGCATCTGCCTGCGAATTATGGAAGGTAATCGTATAATCCGCTGTTGCCAGGTTTCCTAAGATTGCACTGTTGTTTGTCGTAAGATCGAATGTTGCAAATCCGGAAGCATCACATACAGTCATGTTCGACGGCGTATTGGCTACAATTTGATCATAAAATTCTACAGAAAGCGTATCCGACTGTGAACAGGTAGTTCCGTTGTATAGAGCACTAACGGTATAATCGCCTGTTTGCGTCACGGTTAATGATGGTCCGGTAGCACCCGGAATCGGAGTACCTCCAGCTGTCGACCATGTGAATGTGAAATCAGCAGGGTTTAATCCGGTGTCAATAGTATAGCTATCACCATAACAAACCGCCGTTCCGTCTGCAATTAGTAAATCGTCTCCAAGATCAACCGTGCCAATGTTAAAACTTCCTGCTTTTAAGAATACGGCAGAGTCGAATTGGGTATCATTTCTATCGGCAATAACCAATTTGATATGATAGGTCGTATTTGGCGTTACAGCAGATTGTGCTGTCATTACTTTCGTCTGACCGTTAAAGTTGATCGAAGCATCTTCTTCATTCGGTTCGCCGTTATAAACATCAAAATATTGTGCGTTTATAGACGGACAGCCCGAATTATAAGCATTGTCTCTAATTCGCGTTACCGAAATCGGATCGCTTGTTCCCGGTACTAAAGCCAGGTTCGTAGTTGTTCCGTTGGAATCGGTTAGGAAAAAGGCAAAGGCATCGGAGAAATCACATTGATATGTTCCATATTCTTCTGACGCAAACAGGAAGTCGAAACTTAACTGGTTGGTAATCGGAACGAAATCAAATTCCAGAACAGTCGCATTACGATAAATAGTTAAATCCGGATCAAATCCAAGATTCTGGATGTAATTGAATAATTGTGTATCGCCCGGCCATGAATTGGTACCATCGCTTAGGTTGGAGGTATTTGGACCTTTAGCTTTTAAAGCATCTCCTGTCGATAGTACGATTCCGCTTTCTAATGGGAAGTTGGATCCGTTACGGGTAAAGTAAGCGATACCATTCGGGTTTCCGAAGTTTGTTCCTGTAGACCAGGTAATGTTGCTGATCTGCGCACAGGTAGAACCGATCAATACATCCTGTACCAGTTGCGGAACAGTATACTGTGTATTGTTGGTTGCGATTGGCGGTGGTGGTGTCGCAACACATAAGTCAAAAGTACTGGTTTGACCCGGTGTAGAAGTATAGGTGTACACACGGATATAATAGGTCTGACCTACCACTAAGTTTTCTGCAATACTCGTTTCCGGATCGCTACAATACAATTGTGTTAAGTTACCACAAGTACCGGAATAAACCGCATGGAATAAGTCGGTTGTGCTTCCGTTTAAATTTAAAAGCTTGATGGAATGACGAACGTTGGTAGCGGTAAATTGATACCATACATCATCATCGGCCGTTCCGCCACAGGCATTTGGTTCGGAGGAAGCTGTGGCACCAACTACTGTACCCGGAGTTGTTAGGGTACACAATTGCGTGTCGTTTACCGGTGCCTGAGTAGCAGCGCTACATTCGTCGTTTACCGGTTTGGTTGTGAATTTTTTACGGAAAGACCAGTTACTCTTATCTGTCGGACTACAAATAGCTCGGACAAATACGTCATATGATGTTGATGGCGTTAAGGTGCCTTCCGGAATGGTATATGGTTTTATCGAAGTTGTAATTATACCTGGAGGATTCGCCCCCGGTGCCGGATCTCCGGACGGAATAATTACGATTTCCCATTGTGTAGCAGTACCCACTTCGGTCCAGTCGATCATGGCGCCAGTTTGGGTGATGTTGCTAATGGTTACAGCCGTAGGTCGCGGACAGGTTGGTGGCGGTCCGCAGGTTACGGTTGCATCCCAACCCGGAGCAGTTACAATTCCATCTGACTCGAATACAAAAGTAATACAGCCACCTGGAACCGAAGATTCGAACGGTCCCGGAAGGTTGCCGTTTAAGTTTCCTGTAAAAGTACCTATTGGTGTTCCGGTTGCACTACTGCCATCATAAACTGTAAGGAAGTCGTATGAGTTTTCAATATTAAATTCGTTAAATTCAATGGTTACAATATCGCCTGGATTTGAAGGGCAGATTGTAGTGGTAATATTGGAGTTGTTGCTGTAGTTACCAGTTGCGCCACCGCTATCATAAAAATGATCTCCGGCACAATAATCCGGTAATGTTCTATGTGTTGCAGGTCCGGTCCAGTAACTGGAATCGGTAGGGCTACAAACAGCTCTTACATAAATATCATAGTTGGTATCCGATGATAACGAACTAATCACATGGTTAGGATTGGTTGTTACGGTTATAATACCGGATGTTGGAGGCGTTGTGTTTGGAGAAGGAGAACCTGCCGGAAGGGCGATTACTTCCCATGTTGTAGCGGTTCCGGCTTCTGTCCATGCAGCCTGAATCGAGTTGGCAGTAGCTCCTGAAGCCGTTAATGCTGTAGGCTGCGGACACGTTGGCGGTACACAGTCGGTTGGACCGGTAAATAATAATGAATCCTGAGATCCTGTTCCCGGAGGTTTGGTATAGGCCGTTACGCCAAAAGGTGTAATTACGGTTAGACCTACTTCAGTAGGGTAACTTCCGTCCGGATTCCAGTAGACCTCATAAGGAATTCCGGAACACAAAGGTACCTGTACGGTAATCGGATTGGTTCCGTCTGTTGCAGTCGGTCCGGTTAATGTCGCAATAATAACACCGTTTTGGCGGATATCGATCGTATTACCATTCCATCCGTCGCCATAACTGTCGGTCATTACAAATGAGAAGTTACAGGCGTTGTTACATAACGGTAATTGGAATAGTTTTGGTCCCGACCATTGGCTATACGAACCATCCGGACATTTTGCCCGCACATAATATTCGTAATTGGATCCGGCTGTTAAAGCAGCACCGGCAAATGTTGTAGTCGCGTTAAACGGTAAAGCCGTTACGGTTGTTCCGGCTCCGGCTGGAACGCCCGATCCTGGTGTCTGTACTACAACCTGCCATTCGGTAGCACCGCTTGGGTTACCCCAGGTTAAATCGGCTGAGGTCATGTTTAAGGTGCCTACCGCTAATGCCGTTGGCGGCGGACAGGTTACCTGTTGGATTACCAACGTATACGCGGTTGTTTGTGGAGATGCATTTGTAGAGATTAGGAAATAGTAGGTCGTACCTGTGGTTACCGGGAAGTTGGGTATATTCCGGATATTGGAGGTGGAGTTCCCCACACCGGCCAAACAGCTGGTTCCAATATTGGCACAGTTATCATACACGAAAATACCCGAATAGGTAGCTGTTGGTGTCATAGAGATATCGATCATACCGGTGAATGTTGCCGTATAAGCATAAACAACATCGTTACCGGTCAGGTAGTTGCCGGTTGCGCTACAACCCGAAGCGCCCTGGTCTCCTGAAATATGATTACCGTAATTCGACGTGTCGTCAGTAGTAGAATACGGTAAAGAGTTGATCATTATTGGTGCCGCACAAGTTTGTCCTAAGGATACAGTCGTAAAATAGAACGGTCCGGCCCAGTTACTTGGAATACCGCCGGTACAGATAGAGCGTACACGATATTGGTAAACTGTTCCAGGTGCTATAGGTGTACCTGTTGAAGTGGTAGTAGCGGTATAAGGATTCGAGTTAATCACCTGTCCTACGCCTGTTAAAGGATCTGCAGAAGGGATTAATTCGATTTCCCATTGGGTAGAGCCACTTGGGTTATCCCACGAAAGCTGTGCCGAATTGGTCGTTATTGTGCCGGCAACACCATTTGCAGGGTCCAAACATTGTTGTACCAGATTGATATCGTCAATCAGAAAACGATCCCCATCTGCAGAGGCACCGTTTTGGGTGTGCACTCTTACAAAGGCAATGTATATCTGCTGGTTGGCCGGAACCAGGTTGTTGAAGTTTACTACTTGTTCTACATAAGTACCCGGTGTCGGCGATATAGCCGTTTCCGATAGTTCGATAATTTGTGTTGTAAATGTAGATAGGTTCGTTTGAGAAGTTGTAGAAACCCGGATCTGTAGTTTGGATCCCTGATCGCCGGCGCGACCATGTTGGGCGTAAAAACGTAATTGTCCATTGGCGGGGGCAGTAACTAATGGTGAAATCAGCCAGTCTTCTTCGGTATTGCCGTTACCGATGTTGACCCGTTCGACCATAGCTGCATAGTTCCCGGTGTGTGGTGGTGAGGTTGTAGAATTCAAAGGGGTTCGAATCCACAGATTTCCGTTGGCGGGGCCCATTCCTATGCCGTTATGAGATATTACCCAGGTTCCTCCAGGGCCTGTTGGAGGGAAAGCGGTGCCTTCAAATCCTTCAGGAAATACTTGGGAGAAACCCACAAAACTCAATAATGACATAAAAATTAGTAGTGTAATTTTTTTCATAATTTAATTTATTGTGAATTTTGGTATTAATATTTTTTAAATGTAAAGTAAATTTGATTAAAAAATTACACTAATGTTAAAAATAACAAAATATTGTTTTTTACATATGTTTTGTTACAAAAAATCAAAAGTGTTGTTTTTTTTAGTCTTTTCAGTAGATTTTGATTAATATAATTGTGAATACCTGTTTTTTCAAGGGATGACGCGTTTTATTTATGACGCGTGATAAATGTTGAAAAAAACAATACAGTTTGTATTTTTTTTAAGACTCCTGTTGGAAAACAGATCCCATACACCAAGCCAAACGAATGATTGACCAAGTCTCAAAAAAAAGAAAAGAGGGAGGGCTTAATTTAGTCGCGGTACAATAAAAAGATTCATTATGTTACACCGCTACTTTTTGTTTTTCACTTTTTTTATACTATCTACGATTGCCAAAGCACAACCGGGATGGCGGGACTTTACAACACGCTATTATTATACGATTTTAGATTGCGAAGGCAATGAAATTTCCTTTGTGAAAAATAAGGCCTATCGTATCGTCATCGACAGTGTGTCGTATCGGTCGCCAGCTATTCCAAACGATTCACTGGAGCCGGTTAAACCCTATCAACGGGAGGGATTTGATAATTATATCCGGATTAATGACTTTTCACTTCGGATACCACAGGGAAAGTACAACAGTTATGTTCCTCTGGAAATTAAAATCATCCACCAAAAGGATACAATGTACCTCAACCAAACGACTGGAATAGGAAGCGGAATTTCAGAACGATTGCAGATTTACGGTCAGAATGCCAACGAAAAGTCAAAACCGGCTTCCGATTATACCTTACAGTTTATTGGCGGACGCTATTATTTTCCGAATTGGGCGAAAACGGTATGGGACAACAAACCAGAGCCTACAGGAAAAGTGGCATTTGCGAATCTTGATCAACGTCATTTTCGTATTCCTAAAGTATTGTACGATTCGCTGGCATTACGGAAAGCGGACTATAGAATCCGCGATCAGCTAACGAAGCGCGCCGACGATTATGTAGTGCAAAATTTTAAACGGGGTTATTTTTTGCTTAATAAACGG from Flavobacterium sp. WV_118_3 harbors:
- a CDS encoding choice-of-anchor L domain-containing protein; the encoded protein is MKKITLLIFMSLLSFVGFSQVFPEGFEGTAFPPTGPGGTWVISHNGIGMGPANGNLWIRTPLNSTTSPPHTGNYAAMVERVNIGNGNTEEDWLISPLVTAPANGQLRFYAQHGRAGDQGSKLQIRVSTTSQTNLSTFTTQIIELSETAISPTPGTYVEQVVNFNNLVPANQQIYIAFVRVHTQNGASADGDRFLIDDINLVQQCLDPANGVAGTITTNSAQLSWDNPSGSTQWEIELIPSADPLTGVGQVINSNPYTATTTSTGTPIAPGTVYQYRVRSICTGGIPSNWAGPFYFTTVSLGQTCAAPIMINSLPYSTTDDTSNYGNHISGDQGASGCSATGNYLTGNDVVYAYTATFTGMIDISMTPTATYSGIFVYDNCANIGTSCLAGVGNSTSNIRNIPNFPVTTGTTYYFLISTNASPQTTAYTLVIQQVTCPPPTALAVGTLNMTSADLTWGNPSGATEWQVVVQTPGSGVPAGAGTTVTALPFNATTTFAGAALTAGSNYEYYVRAKCPDGSYSQWSGPKLFQLPLCNNACNFSFVMTDSYGDGWNGNTIDIRQNGVIIATLTGPTATDGTNPITVQVPLCSGIPYEVYWNPDGSYPTEVGLTVITPFGVTAYTKPPGTGSQDSLLFTGPTDCVPPTCPQPTALTASGATANSIQAAWTEAGTATTWEVIALPAGSPSPNTTPPTSGIITVTTNPNHVISSLSSDTNYDIYVRAVCSPTDSSYWTGPATHRTLPDYCAGDHFYDSGGATGNYSNNSNITTTICPSNPGDIVTIEFNEFNIENSYDFLTVYDGSSATGTPIGTFTGNLNGNLPGPFESSVPGGCITFVFESDGIVTAPGWDATVTCGPPPTCPRPTAVTISNITQTGAMIDWTEVGTATQWEIVIIPSGDPAPGANPPGIITTSIKPYTIPEGTLTPSTSYDVFVRAICSPTDKSNWSFRKKFTTKPVNDECSAATQAPVNDTQLCTLTTPGTVVGATASSEPNACGGTADDDVWYQFTATNVRHSIKLLNLNGSTTDLFHAVYSGTCGNLTQLYCSDPETSIAENLVVGQTYYIRVYTYTSTPGQTSTFDLCVATPPPPIATNNTQYTVPQLVQDVLIGSTCAQISNITWSTGTNFGNPNGIAYFTRNGSNFPLESGIVLSTGDALKAKGPNTSNLSDGTNSWPGDTQLFNYIQNLGFDPDLTIYRNATVLEFDFVPITNQLSFDFLFASEEYGTYQCDFSDAFAFFLTDSNGTTTNLALVPGTSDPISVTRIRDNAYNSGCPSINAQYFDVYNGEPNEEDASINFNGQTKVMTAQSAVTPNTTYHIKLVIADRNDTQFDSAVFLKAGSFNIGTVDLGDDLLIADGTAVCYGDSYTIDTGLNPADFTFTWSTAGGTPIPGATGPSLTVTQTGDYTVSALYNGTTCSQSDTLSVEFYDQIVANTPSNMTVCDASGFATFDLTTNNSAILGNLATADYTITFHNSQADADGDLNPIGTPTAYTNVIQYQETIYVRVENNTTGCHTTVTFNLIVQDLTPQFTITPDLTICTNQTGQIVVTPTNYNPADVIYSWTHGTNPLTDTTGTITVTQSGAYTVTINHNGCTATATVNVTVNPGVQPSFNQIASFCEGSTAPSLPATSIEGVTGTWSPATVSNTATGTYTFTPTTGQCGSPVTMTITVIPSPVPSFTAIAPICSGSTAPVLPTTSNDGYTGTWSPATVSNTATGTYTFTPDAGQCAKTTTLTVTVQEPFAFTIFGDCVANQFVLTVQTSDSNLDLSNAHFQWTNNNGTTVGNDSPTFNVSEYFSSNTPNLPAIFKVKVTSSAGCSLELPYTVEQVYCQIQKGISPNNDGLNDTFDLTGFNVEKLGIFNRYGAEVYTFGAGYTNQWFGQSKGGSELPDGTYFYVIELKGGDTKTGWVYISREK